From Alloacidobacterium dinghuense:
GGCCTTACTCATGGCGCCTTCTATGCCCATTTCGCGTCGAAACAAGAACTCGAGAAGGATGCCGTTGCCTACGGACAGAATGTTTCGGCTGGGCGCGAACGGAGCTACGGCGCGACGAAAAAGGGCCGGAAAGCGTATGCGGATCGCTATCTGAGCCCTCGGCATCGCGATAATCCAGGCGACGGCTGCACCATGGCCGCACTGGCGCAGGAAGTGGCCCGCTCAGCGCCCGAACTCAAAGCAGCCTTTGAGCGGGGATTCGAGGACATTCTCTCCGCCGCCGGGGGCGACCGTAAGGAAGCCATCTTTCAGGCAGCCGCGTTGATCGGCGGCGTCGTACTGGCTCGCGCCGTCCAGGATCCGCGGCTTTCGGATGAGATTCTTCAGAGTGTGCGACAGAAGGTCAGCTGACGATTGTCAATTGACGACAACACGGCTTAGCATGTTTCCAGAACCGCGCTCGCTCGAAAAACGAGTTGGCGATTATGCACTCATTGAGATTGAGCTTTAGTAAACATAAGCGCGTTTGTGAGGACTCATCCTCGTTTGCGAAAAGACGAGAGCGCCTATTACAGTCATCGCGCTTTCACCACCTGTGCCGTTACATCTCTTGGGAAATTGAAGAGCTCGACGAGCGCCCTTACGCGCTCTTTCTGACGGCTGGGCGGGAATCGCTTGGTTCTTGTTAGCTCAGCGATACCATGGAGGCTCGCCCAAAACAGTTCCGATAGAACCTCTGGCTTCGAGCTCTGCCCCTGAAACAACTCCAGGAGCTGGGAAAACGCGAAACGCAGCTTCGGAGGAGTAGCCGGATCATCGAAGGGTACGCTCAGGCTGAGCGAAAACATCACTTCATACAGTGCGGGTGAAGACGCGGCGAACTCCAGATACGCAGCCGCGACCGATTCGACCGTATTTCCACGCTTAACCCGCTTCCGTGCCTTCTCCAAAGCCAGGCCTATCTCCTGGAAACCCTCAATAGCAACCGCGGCGAGAATCCCTTCGCGGCTTCCAAAATGAGCATACAAAACGGGTTGGCTGTAGGAAACTTCGTCGGATAGCCGCCGAACGGTTACGTTGGGCCACCCTTCAAGCTCCGCGATTCGTCGGGCGGCACTGATAATCTGTGCCCGGCGGGCCTGCCTATCACGCTGTTTTCGTTCTGCAATTCGGTTCGTTGCCATTGATAGAAAGTATAGCGCCGCTAGATTTTTTGCGCGGACCGTTGAAACTTTTTCAAATGCCCCGAATCATATATAGCGTTGCTAGATTTTATAACAAGGAGATGTCTTATGCACAATGTTATTCCGCTCATCCTGGCGACTCTCATCGCTGTCGGGATCATGGTTATCGGTTGTTTCTACATCGCATCTCCCAAACGAGTCTTAGGATCGTTTGGGCTAAAACCGCCTGCAGCCGATGCTGACACTCTTGCCTGGCTACGTCTGAAAGGAATCCGGGACATCGTAGCTGGGTTGGCCGTGTTGACCATGATGCTGACTACGGACAGCCGGACGGCAGGCATAGTTCTTCTAGTTTTCGCCATCATCCCTTTTGGCGACATGTCCAACATTTTGGCGTCTGGCGGGCGAAAGGCAACAGCGTTCTCCGTTCATGGCGTGACCTGCGCGGTGATGCTCTTCGTCGGCCTCTTGTTGATCCATGCCATTTGAGAGAGCTGATCGAGCACTAGTACAACTTAATCTGCTGGAAGTTTTCCAGCAAATCGGCGCGCGGCTGCGCCTTAGAAAGGTGGAGGAACTATGAGCCATTGGATGTGGCTGGTGTCTCTGGTTGGGATTCTAAGCACAGCAGTTGTGTTTGGCACGGACATGTTCTTTTTGACGATCGGCCGTCCCGCTCTCAGATTGGCTTCACCATCTGCCGGAACCGAAATCATGGGTTTCTTCCACATGTTCGCCGACGCGCGGATGCCGATCTGGGGCGTCTTGGCGATCTTGTCCAACCTCTTGCTGGTCGTATTCAGCAGGAGTTGGCAGCGCTGGTTCTATCTCGCATCGCTCCTCATGCTGATTCTATTCGTCATTCTCTACAATCTCTTGTCAAAACCAATCAATCGGATTCAAACCGAAGCAGCAAAAACCGGGGGAAGACTCGACAACGGTCGAGAGCTACAGGCGTCGTGGGATAGGGTGTTATTGATCCGTGTTCCGCTGCTCATTGTGTCCCTGCTTGCCCAGTGCCTCGTGTTGCTAGTCGCTTCGGCGTAAATGTGGCTGGTGCGCTCCCCTTTGAAGAGTCAGGAGCCATCCGAGGCTTGGACGGAGGCTTCCATATCGTGCTTGTCATTCGGCCTCTTTTGTCATTCGGCCTCTTGTTGGTCTATGCCATTTGAGAGAAATGCCTCTGACCGATCTTGTCGACCGTGAGGACCCGATCACGATCAGCCATGCTGGAGATGGCGATCCATTACTCTTCGAAGACGGCATCAACGCTCTCCTCGCCGAATAGGTGAGCGTTCAGCTTATTCTGCCTCCCAGGTGCGAATTCGTCCCGATGAGTCGGCGCTTGTTTACCGATTCATAACGATGAAGGATTTCAACTGGCGATACCAGACCTCGAACGCAATCTCAATTCTGGTTGGATCGGCGCTGTCCGGTTGCACAGAGGTGACCTTGCCCACCGTGATTCCTCCGAAGAGAACAGGGGCACCCGGCTCCATTCCGGGAGCATTTCGCAAGTAGGTCCTGTAGTGAACATGGGCGCCGTTGAATTTCGCGTAGCTCACGTAGTAGATGGTCCCGCACAAAACCGCAGCGCAGAGCACGACGAATGCCCCGACTTTGATTTCGATGTCCTTCATTGTTGTTCATCCTCGATTCCCGCAAGTTCGCGAAAGCGGCGTTGCACCGATTCGCTATCCGCGATGCGATCGGGTACCCGGTCCAGGAACTGCCGGATTCGCGGGTCGGTACTGGCCGTAAAAGACTCTTTGCTCTCGACCGCGATCAGAGAGCCCTTGTAGAGCATGGCCAGCCGATCAGCAATCCGGAGCGCGCTCGCCATCTCGTGCGTCACGATCAGAATCGTCATGTGGAATGCCCGATTCAGAAAAAGGATCAGTTCATCGAGTTCCGCTGCGACGATCGGATCGAGCCCGGCCGACGGCTCGTCAAAAACGACGATCTCCGGGTCGAGCGCCGTCGCCCGCGCCACGGCCGCCCGCTTCTTCATTCCGCCGGACAATTCCTGTGGCAGCAGCTTGCACGCCTCGCCCAGTCCTACAGAAGCGAGTTTGATGTAGGTCATGATCTCGATCACTGGATCAGCCAGCGTGGTCAGCTCACGTAGGGGTAATTCCACGTTTTCCGCGACCGACATTGAACTGAACAACGCGGAGCCCTGAAAAGCTACCCCCATCCCTCGTCGGATGGCTTTCAACTCTGCGGGCGAGCAGCGGTTGATATCCATACCCCGAACAAGAATCGTGCCCGACTGTGGATGCTCGAGCCCAATGATGTGCCGAAGCATCGTACTCTTCCCTGAGCCGCTGCCGCCAAGCAACGCGAGGACCTCGCCACGCTGGATGTCAAGGTCCACTCCGTTCAACACGCGATGATCTCCATAAGAGACGGTTAGGCCACGCACAGAGATAATCGGAGTGGTCATCTCTAACTCCGATCCAGCATGTAGAACAGCGTAGTGATAAATAGGTCGGCGAAGATCACCAGGAAGGTAGACCGAACGACGGCCAAAGTCGCCGCCCGGCCGACTGCTTCCGGTCCGCCCTTCACGCGGAAACCCTCCAGGCATCCCACATGCACGATGATGGTGGCGAAGACCAGGCTCTTCATCATCCCCATGAAGACGTCGTGAAGGAGAATCGCTTCCGCCGCATATCTCAAAAGATCGGGAGCGTGATGTTCTGGCTGAGGAACATGAAACCGGCTCCAGCCAGCATGGCAAAGGCGCTGCTCATGACTGTCAGGCAAGGCACCGCGATCATCGCACCGAGATACTTCGGAGCCAGCACCAATTCCACTGGATCGATGGCCATTGTGCGCAGCGCGTCGATCTCCTCAGTTACCACCATCGTGCCGATCTCGGCAGAGAAGGCAGATCCCGAGCGGCCGCTGACTACAATTGCCGTGAGTAGAGGGCCAAGTTCGCGCGTGAACGCGACCACGACGATATCGACGACCAGTTGTACCGCTCCGTAACGCTTCAACTCGGAGGCGCTCTGAATCGCAAGGATGAATCCTCGCAGGCTGAGACGATGGCCACCATTGGCAGGGCTTCCACACCAATCGCATACATCTGCCTGAGCGCAGCGCGCCAGCGTCCCCGCTTCCCGAATATCGGTAGTATGCGCGGCAGCACGCTGATACCCGACCAGAACTGGGCCGTCAATCCGCCGATATAAGCCAACTGCTGGATCGTTCCTGCGCCGATGGCCTTAAGCGCCTTCATGGCTTCGCGTCCTCCTCAATCGGGAACACGCGATCGAGATCACTGACCCTCAACAGATATCGTGGCTGCTCCTGAACGCCTCGCAGGAGGAGTTCAGTATTCTGCTGGCGAGCCAGCCTCATCGCTTCTATAAGGGTCGCAAGCCCGGACGTGTCCATGTAGTCGACCTGAGTAAGATCAATGGTGAGGGCGTCCGGCTTTGAGCGCAGTGCGTCGGCGAGCCTGTCCCGCATCCTGCTGGATGTGTCGATTGCAACCCGTCCTGAAATCGAAACGATCTCACCCATGTCCCTCTCTCCTGTCCTGTCTCATTTCGTAATGGCAAACAAATTCGAAGCCTGCGTTTGCATGGAATCGTGCAAGCCAGTGGCCAATGCTGTTGTCGGAGCAAGCCCAGCGAGATCGGCACAGTAAATCGAAAGCACTCGGTGCCCGAGCTCGGCTACCGATGCTAGCTGGCTGGCAATTACTCACAATTTGACATTTGGTCCCGAAGAAATCCCCGCCAGCTGACGTATGCAATGAAGTCAAGGACCTGTCGGCAAACCACAGACAAATCATTCAGGCCCGGCGCACATGCTGGGTTGAGCGTGGCTTTCCGGCCTGGACTGAAGGCAAGATCAGCGATCACTGGGGAGTTGCAACCTATTCTCGCTCGCGCAGCAGTTGAGGCTTATTCCAGCACTGAGAAAGAGATAACCGATACACAGACAGACACATTACGCGCTCGCTTGGGAGATTCAGTGGCTCGATCCGAAACGCGCCGGCAGCACGGGACTGTGGGTTAGGTATGGGCCACAAAAGCAGAGAAGAGGGGACCTTGTGACGATTGGAATCATTTGAACTGGAAGGATCGGCAGTCGCTATTCAGGCCTTGAAGGCGGGCAACTCGGTTTCGATCAACAAATAGCCAGGAGGTCGCGGGTTCGGAGCGAAGCACCAAACCTCCGCTCCCGTCGATGTCGTCGCGATTGCTAACGACTTGGGCGTTAAATGTCTGGAAAATGTCGTTGTCCTGTTCGGTCTCAGGTAAGATTTTCGGGATCCGCTAGAAATACGTTCATTACAGCATCTTCGCTGGGGTGAACGTAGCGCGCGGAAATGGCAATTGAGGAAACTGGGCCTCCTGCGAACAACCCCCACTCTAACTCGACTGAATTTTCGCACCAATACCCGCGTGCGAGTAATGATTTGGATTGCTTGGGAATGCATTGTCAAGGCCTTGGCGCTCCGAGGTTGCCCGTTCGGTTAAACCTGCGATCATCGCACCCTGTCGAGGTCACTTATTTTTGTCAGTGACGGCATCACAGGTGCAAGCTCTACGGCTTCGCATCGACACGTTGGAGTCTCTTCGCAGCGGTAGTGGAGACACACCCCTCCCCAGTGTGCCAAATCATCCCTTCTCTGCTTGGTCGCGTGAATTTTTAGAGCAAGAGCTTGAACGCCTCTCATCGCCTGGTATGGACGCGTTGAACACGGCACTGGATGTTTGCTCAACGCGACTTCATCTGGCCAATTCTAGGGAATGCCGGAAATGTTGTGCAGTTTTATTGAAACCGCGTTTGCCACCACGGCATCGCCGTGCTTGTTGAGATGCGTGGGGCTGAGCTCCGTCACTGAACTGCCAGCCGAATGGCCGGAAACGATGCCACCGAAACCGCGAATGCACTCAGTTACGGTCGACCCACTTACGCGGCTGACATAGATGCTCTCGTTCTCCACCGTGAGTACGAAACCTTTCTGCAACGTTCCGGCTGCCATATTGACCGTGAACAATTGGTCGGCAGGTCCGATATCGCCCGAGAGCGTTCCAATCCCTTCGATCGATCGGAGCGAGGAAGGAATGATATCGTACCGAAAATCGGAGACATCAATCGGCGATGAAGGATCATACGAATTCACGAGGATGGAGCGAACGTCCAGGTAGTGAATCCCGTAGGCGACCGCCAAGTCATTGTTCAACTCGAGCAACTGCGAATAGTGTGCTTGTCCGGGCATTTCCGTTGGGGTAGCCTCATTGGCTACCGACAACACCAAGTAATTCATTCCGGAGGGGAGCGTACCAACCTGGGCTGCAATGTCAGACAAAATCTGAGAAATTCCCCAAGGTCCGTAGGGAGTCTTAAAAATGTTATTCCGACCTTCCCAGAGTATGGCAGTGTAGCCCCTAAACAAGTTGTATGGCGTATAGGGTTGAGGGCCTGAAGCACTCACCGGAGAATTGCCGGGTGATAGTCTGCTAAAGGTGAAGGTGCCTCAGGGGAGCGGAGCCGACAAAGTGACTTTGCCGACAACGCCAGCGATAGATCCGTAAGTCGCTCCTGTGACACTTGTGAGGGGCTCATACCCAAGTGGAAAGGATATTGTAACGTCGTCAGCACCATAGGCCGGGATTTGGGAACCAGTCACAGTAGCCGAGGTCGGAACTCCTCCTTGCCGCACTCCGATTTGGGTGGAGGTCTGTCCGCCTATACCTTCATCGACCACCTTTCCCGTCGTATATGCCTGCAAAAGCGGCGGATACTCCCCAACGTCCACAACGCCTGCGCCGCCCGCTGTCATCGAATCTCCCCAGCACACAATATTGAAGGGAAGCATCCCGCTACTGCCGGATGAACTTGATATGACATAGGTTGCCGTCGCGACAGTACTTGATCTCCCGTCTGATCCAACCGCAATGGCTTCGAGTGTCGCTGAAGTGGCTATTTTGACTGGTTGAGTGTAAAGAGTGGATGACGTGGTCGGGGTCTTTCCATCCACGGTGTAGTAGATCTCTGCGCCCGGATTCGCAGTGATTGTTACAACCTGGGCCGAACTGAAGCTTCCCCCATCTGGCGAGAACAAGGGCACGGCCGTGGGAATAGTGACTACCCCGTCGCCACATCCGAGGATGACGCTGAGCAATCCGGTGAAGAACGTGAAAGTGGCGTATCGAGTAGTTCGAGAGTAGTGGTCTTTTGGAATCACAAGGCTTGCATTCGGCGTCTGTTCAGCCCCAACAATCTCTACGATGCCGTCTGATGGAAGAAAACTTAATGCATGACCGAAAGATAGCCTCCGAAACTCAGTTGAAGAGGAGAAGGCAGACGCAGAGGTTTATTCAGTTGTGACGGAAATTGTCTCTGTCGAACCGAAACATCGCAGCCGCCCCCAATCCTGAATCCATCAATCAGAAATCTCTTAATCAGAAATCATGTAATCACACAATCACGCAATCTACCAATCAGGTTGGCCAGCACACGGATGACACTGGCAACGGCCTACAAGATTCGCCTGAGCTGGGCGAAGGTGACTCACACACACAAGCAAACCCAAAGGTGCGGGAATTTTCGGATCCCGCCTAGGCCAGCCAAAGGGGTTGAAAAACCTCGATTTCGCTATTGATTTCGATTACATCAGCGGAGGGAAGGTCGGTGGCTCAAGTCCACCCCCGCAACCATTTAGTTATTGATTCTAGAGCCTTTAGAAAAGGCCGCGATCTGTGGAGTCCCAATTGTCTCTGGTCTCCCCTTCATCGGCATCATCTATTGCCCCGATTGCGGGCCCCCAGTGGTCGACGATCCGGAAGCAATCGCTTCGTCGGCGGAGAATTCATCGAAACCTTGTTCCGAAAAACGTCTGGCGAAGGTATGCCACCCAAAGACGCGAGACATCCAGTTTTGAAGCAAGGGGTTTTAGGTACCGGCGCATCAAAATTCCCGCGTGATCGGCCGACCCTTAACAACGCTTGGAAACATCCATCCTCCTCTGAATATGGCACCGCCTGCTGCCATCAAACAAAAACCAAGGAAATCTTCGCTCAGAGGAATGACATCTCGCGATGCTTGGCTTTTCGCATCAGCGACTACACCGTCGAGTGCCAACCGTCTGATCGAAAGAGTTCTGGTTGTAGGGTCGAGGTCCTCCCACATCAAGCTGAGCACCTCAACCGGGCGCTTTCTCGATCGTGGTATTTCACGATAAGGGCAACGAGGAAAAGCTCTTCGATCGCCTGGATTATGATTTACGCCAGTTGATTTCATCCACATGAACCTGAACTACAGCCGTTCATGGTTCCAGACTCCGAACGCCTATGACAATCTGAACGTAATGAATGTGATCAGCGGGGGCAACGAGAGCAACCCCGTCTTCGGCGATGTCGGCAATACCGATCAGCGCTCCAAGATTCAGACATTCGATATGGCGCCCACCTACACGCACGTGATCGGCTCCACCTCGGTTTTCAACTTCGCTCCATATGTCCGCAGATATTTTTATAACTATTACCCAAGCGGCGACCCATTTGCAGATCTTGGGCCACCAAATTTGCAGAACCAGACCATTAGCCAATACCGAACACTGACAAACGCCGGGGTCCATTCGGATTACTCGTACGTAAAGGGAATCCACAACATCAAGGCAGGAGCCGTGTATGAGCAGACCTTCCTCAGGGAGAATGACAACCTCGGAATCGTTGCTTCAACCTTCAATTCGCCCTGCCTTGACGTCAATCTGAATCCTGTAAGCGGGTTTACCGATCCGTCGCAATGCGTTGCAGCAGGACTGTTTCCCAACGATGGCTCGAATCCAAATGCTACATCGACACCGTTCAACCCCGTTCTGCTGCCATATGACCTGACTCGCAGCGGCAGCCTTTATAGCTATTTTTGGTCATACTGATATGAAGGAGCTGGCATTATATGTCGAGGACCAGATCAAGGCAGGTAATTGGCTTTTCAATCTGGGCATACGCGGCGATTTGTATAATGGCCTGACCGTGGCTCGTCAGGCGGAACCTCGCGTGGGTATTACCTACTGCACAAGCCAAGCAACACCGTGCTCCGCATTTCTTATGCACGCACGCTGGAAACGCCATTCAACGAGAACCTCGTGTTGTCCAGCCAGGGATACGGAAATGACGTGCTGTCACCGTTGCTTCTCTGCACGCCCGGTGTCTCGGGAACACTTCAGCCGGGATACCGCAACGAGTTCCATGCGGGCTTCCAGCAGGCCTTCGGCAAGAACGTGGTGGTCAGCGGGGATTACATCTGGAAGTACACACAATGCCTTCGACTTCAGCGTCCTAGGGAATACTCCCATCACCTTCCCCATCGACTGGCACAATTCCAAAATTCCGGGTTTTGTGCTGCGCGCAGATATACCTAACTAGCACAACTTTTCGGCCTTCGTTGTTATGTCCTCGGTTGCCGCGCGGTTCTTCCCACCGCAGAGCTCCGGGGCAAGAGCGACTGTAGGCCAGAGCGGATTTCCATTCCGCATTAACCACGACGAACGGTAGAACGAGACGACCCATCTGCAATATCAGGTGCCGATTCATCGCGGTCCATGGTTAGCGCTTAACTGGCGGTATGATAGCGGTCTTGTTGCTGGCTCTGTGCCCTGCTATAACGTGACGGATCCGAACAGCAGGTACGGTGCAACATCGATTACCCTACCCAAAACGGATAGCCGGGAATCGACCTGAGCGGCTTTACAGCGGATCAACAGGCACAAGCTGGTCTCGCCTGCGATGGGGTGCGCGCCACTCCGACATCGGGGTTTACGAACTGCGATGCGAACGGACTGACTTCCAACCTCGTGAAGGTGCCTGCTCCGGGTACTGAGAACGACGACAAGAATCCGCCATTCGCATTCAGCCGCGCAATCTCTTCGACGCCTCGCTTGTGAAGATAACATCTTTAACGGCGACAGATATAAATGGGTTGCTCGCGTTACAGCTGTGAACTTTACTGATAAGTACGCGCTCTACAACTTCCTCTCAACCTTTAGCGGCACGCACTATGTAACCCCGCGTACCATCACGGGTCAGATCACCTTCTCGTTCTAGGCTCTCGTCTGGGGGCGCCAAACGCCCCTCTCAGACACCTTTGGCTTCTGACGCTCCACGACGACGCGGAAGGCACAAGAAAAGACGCAATACACGTGATCGACCGTGCCAAAGACGCAAATCGATCGAACAGTTCGATAAGTGACTTGGCCATGCGGTCAGGTGAGAATTGGCTTACGGGCTGGTGGCTGGTGATTAACGCGCGTTTACATGCTCGGTAACTATCGCGGAATTCCAATCAGCAGACCACCGCTCATACCGATGGATTGCTGGTGCCCTCTTGCAAAGCTGTAGTCGTAAGCCGGTTCAAGGAACTAGCCGAATCGGTGTTTGCCGGTTGGCCAGAACATGAAGTCTCCTGCCAGCTCACCAGCTATGGAGTCGGCCGTTTTCCCATTCTGCTTAAGGTAAATCCATTCGGGACCGATGCCCAGCATGAACTCTGCCTTCCGCGATATCGTCCACGGCTTCTTGAAGAGCAGGTCGGTGTCCCATTCCGTAGAATTACGCGTGTAAAAGGGTGACATGCCTGCCTCAAGTTCCAGCCAGTTCTCTATAGGTGTCACCTCCGCTGCAAGATTCGGCGCGAACGTCGCTGCGCCTCCACTGAGATTCCAGCTTGTTGCTGCGCCAAGCTCAAGGATGGCTACCGGATCTTTGTCCTCGTTGGCCTTTTGCGAACGGCCAGAGGACGCCTTAGAAGAAGTCTGACCGTGTGCAGAGACACAAAAAAACAGAAACAGGCACCCTCCGACGAGCGTGAACACGCATATACGCATATGACAGTCTCAGCGTGAAGTTGTTTGTGTCTGCGCCAAACGATAGTGCCGTTGCCAGAGCTTGTATCTGAGCACCGCCACGGACTGAGGATCCTGTCGGTCGGGCCCGTCGGAAGGGACGATCCGCGGAGCAGTTCCGATAGAGTACTGACGTTAATTGGCCACTTGAATACTTCCGTTGTGCCTGAACGAACTATCGGGAACCGGCAGCATCCTAGAGAGAGGAAAGCTGCGCTTAAAGATCGCGGCGTGAGAAGAGAACCTGCGCCAACAAAATAACTAGAAGTGCATAGAAGGCGGCGTAAACCACCATGGCATTACTAGGCACCAATGTACCACTGAAGGGAGTGACCCCAACGGTTCCAAGCAGCGGTGGCTGGAATTTGAAGGCGGCGCGCCGCCACAGGGCATCGCTAGGCATGATGAGACTTGAGAGAATTCCCAGATTGATGCAAGCTTTCACGTGTTGCAATGATCCGAACTGCTCGATCCATCCGCCAACGAAGGCCACGCCATACAGCCCGAGCGAGAAGGCGCCGCTGGTCAGCGATGAGAAACGCGTACTCGCTGCCATAGTAACCCCGAGCAGAACCAGGGCTTGCAACCAGATCAGACTGAGCACGGCGAGGCCGTGTGGAGGGCGGTATCCACTTTCGAGCCAGCTGATCAGGATCGAGCCACCCTCGATAAGCAACACATAGAGCGTCAGCATCCCTACAAAGCCCATCCACTTGCCAAGCACAAGGCACCAGCGTTCCACCGGCTTGGTGGCTATGGCGTGAATTGTGCCTGACGCGATCTCTCCGGAGAGTGTGTCGCAGGAAGTCAGCACTGCCATCAGAGAAGTCATCATACTTCCGGCATAGAGCACCATCATGGTCATCATGACAATGCCTTCACGAAAATCGACAGTCGAAG
This genomic window contains:
- a CDS encoding TetR/AcrR family transcriptional regulator, which translates into the protein MRYPAKETAAKHDRIVKEASRLFRERGFENVTVGEVMKAAGLTHGAFYAHFASKQELEKDAVAYGQNVSAGRERSYGATKKGRKAYADRYLSPRHRDNPGDGCTMAALAQEVARSAPELKAAFERGFEDILSAAGGDRKEAIFQAAALIGGVVLARAVQDPRLSDEILQSVRQKVS
- a CDS encoding TetR/AcrR family transcriptional regulator; protein product: MATNRIAERKQRDRQARRAQIISAARRIAELEGWPNVTVRRLSDEVSYSQPVLYAHFGSREGILAAVAIEGFQEIGLALEKARKRVKRGNTVESVAAAYLEFAASSPALYEVMFSLSLSVPFDDPATPPKLRFAFSQLLELFQGQSSKPEVLSELFWASLHGIAELTRTKRFPPSRQKERVRALVELFNFPRDVTAQVVKAR
- a CDS encoding DUF4267 domain-containing protein; this translates as MHNVIPLILATLIAVGIMVIGCFYIASPKRVLGSFGLKPPAADADTLAWLRLKGIRDIVAGLAVLTMMLTTDSRTAGIVLLVFAIIPFGDMSNILASGGRKATAFSVHGVTCAVMLFVGLLLIHAI
- a CDS encoding DUF1772 domain-containing protein, whose product is MSHWMWLVSLVGILSTAVVFGTDMFFLTIGRPALRLASPSAGTEIMGFFHMFADARMPIWGVLAILSNLLLVVFSRSWQRWFYLASLLMLILFVILYNLLSKPINRIQTEAAKTGGRLDNGRELQASWDRVLLIRVPLLIVSLLAQCLVLLVASA
- a CDS encoding MlaD family protein, producing MKDIEIKVGAFVVLCAAVLCGTIYYVSYAKFNGAHVHYRTYLRNAPGMEPGAPVLFGGITVGKVTSVQPDSADPTRIEIAFEVWYRQLKSFIVMNR
- a CDS encoding ABC transporter ATP-binding protein; the encoded protein is MTTPIISVRGLTVSYGDHRVLNGVDLDIQRGEVLALLGGSGSGKSTMLRHIIGLEHPQSGTILVRGMDINRCSPAELKAIRRGMGVAFQGSALFSSMSVAENVELPLRELTTLADPVIEIMTYIKLASVGLGEACKLLPQELSGGMKKRAAVARATALDPEIVVFDEPSAGLDPIVAAELDELILFLNRAFHMTILIVTHEMASALRIADRLAMLYKGSLIAVESKESFTASTDPRIRQFLDRVPDRIADSESVQRRFRELAGIEDEQQ
- a CDS encoding ABC transporter permease; amino-acid sequence: MGMMKSLVFATIIVHVGCLEGFRVKGGPEAVGRAATLAVVRSTFLVIFADLFITTLFYMLDRS
- a CDS encoding MlaE family ABC transporter permease; translated protein: MKRYGAVQLVVDIVVVAFTRELGPLLTAIVVSGRSGSAFSAEIGTMVVTEEIDALRTMAIDPVELVLAPKYLGAMIAVPCLTVMSSAFAMLAGAGFMFLSQNITLPIF
- a CDS encoding STAS domain-containing protein, yielding MGEIVSISGRVAIDTSSRMRDRLADALRSKPDALTIDLTQVDYMDTSGLATLIEAMRLARQQNTELLLRGVQEQPRYLLRVSDLDRVFPIEEDAKP
- a CDS encoding chitobiase/beta-hexosaminidase C-terminal domain-containing protein, which gives rise to MIPKDHYSRTTRYATFTFFTGLLSVILGCGDGVVTIPTAVPLFSPDGGSFSSAQVVTITANPGAEIYYTVDGKTPTTSSTLYTQPVKIATSATLEAIAVGSDGRSSTVATATYVISSSSGSSGMLPFNIVCWGDSMTAGGAGVVDVGEYPPLLQAYTTGKVVDEGIGGQTSTQIGVRQGGVPTSATVTGSQIPAYGADDVTISFPLGYEPLTSVTGATYGSIAGVVGKVTLSAPLP
- a CDS encoding ABC transporter permease, which gives rise to MKENAIDVRLPAGTPEPPANEQPLIDCAIAEPSAFGLSRGPGAWRTTLLMARVTFREAARRKILWIAMLAGVAFLGFFWTALHFVLKHKTRQTSTVDFREGIVMMTMMVLYAGSMMTSLMAVLTSCDTLSGEIASGTIHAIATKPVERWCLVLGKWMGFVGMLTLYVLLIEGGSILISWLESGYRPPHGLAVLSLIWLQALVLLGVTMAASTRFSSLTSGAFSLGLYGVAFVGGWIEQFGSLQHVKACINLGILSSLIMPSDALWRRAAFKFQPPLLGTVGVTPFSGTLVPSNAMVVYAAFYALLVILLAQVLFSRRDL